From one Bacteroidota bacterium genomic stretch:
- a CDS encoding ABC transporter ATP-binding protein, whose protein sequence is MNAIQIEHISKTFNKGSIKALTDISFDIKKGELFGLIGPDGAGKTTLFRILTTLWLADSGNASIEGMDVVKDYLSIRKQIGYMPGKFSLYQDLTVEENLQFFATLFHTTIEENYHLIKDIYIQLEPFKQRKAGKLSGGMKQKLALCCALIHKPSVLFLHEPTTGVDPVSRKEFWEMLKRLQSDITILVSTPYMDEANLCDRIALIQNGNIMQIDTPEQIIASYSKKLFAVKAENMHRLIQDVRGIPAVFSCFGFGDYLHVTLNDNQLDIPYLTDAITKLNHQQVEVKIIQPEIEDCFMALMEHN, encoded by the coding sequence ATGAACGCAATTCAAATAGAACATATCAGTAAAACTTTTAATAAAGGCTCCATAAAAGCCCTTACGGATATTTCTTTTGATATAAAAAAGGGTGAATTATTCGGTTTGATTGGCCCGGATGGCGCAGGCAAAACTACTTTATTCAGAATATTAACAACCTTATGGCTGGCTGATTCAGGTAACGCAAGTATAGAAGGAATGGATGTGGTAAAAGATTATTTATCCATCAGAAAACAAATCGGTTACATGCCCGGGAAATTTTCTTTATACCAGGATTTAACGGTAGAAGAAAACCTCCAGTTTTTTGCCACACTATTTCATACTACTATTGAAGAGAATTATCATTTAATAAAAGATATTTATATTCAGCTGGAACCGTTTAAACAACGTAAAGCAGGCAAGTTATCCGGTGGAATGAAACAGAAACTAGCTTTGTGTTGTGCCCTCATTCACAAACCCAGTGTGTTATTTCTCCATGAACCAACAACAGGTGTTGACCCTGTTTCCAGAAAAGAATTTTGGGAGATGCTAAAACGTTTACAAAGCGATATTACCATTCTTGTTTCAACACCTTATATGGATGAAGCCAATTTATGCGACCGAATTGCATTAATTCAAAACGGTAACATCATGCAAATTGATACACCGGAACAAATTATAGCATCCTATTCAAAAAAATTATTTGCAGTGAAGGCAGAAAACATGCATCGTTTAATTCAAGATGTTCGTGGTATTCCTGCTGTTTTCAGTTGTTTTGGCTTTGGTGATTATTTACACGTAACCCTAAATGATAATCAATTGGATATCCCCTACTTAACCGATGCCATTACAAAACTGAACCATCAACAGGTAGAAGTAAAAATAATTCAGCCCGAAATTGAAGATTGTTTTATGGCATTAATGGAACATAATTAA
- a CDS encoding ABC transporter ATP-binding protein yields MQTEKVIITEKLTKKFGDFTAVDNISFHVNKGEIFGFLGANGAGKTTAMKMLIGIWEPTSGKAEVAGYDLYTNMEKVKQNIGYMSQRFSLYEDIPVIENIRFFGGIYGLSNKQIKIKAAELLNKLDMAHESKTLVKALPLGWKQKLAFSIAIIHQPKIVFLDEPTGGVDPVTRRKFWELIYDAANQGVTVFVTTHYMDEAEYCDRISIMVDGRIEALDTPAALKKQFNAASIDEIFTQLARGAKRTAD; encoded by the coding sequence ATGCAAACCGAAAAAGTAATTATCACAGAAAAACTAACGAAAAAATTCGGCGATTTCACTGCTGTCGACAATATTTCGTTTCACGTGAATAAGGGCGAGATATTTGGTTTTCTTGGTGCAAACGGAGCAGGTAAAACAACGGCCATGAAGATGCTGATCGGTATTTGGGAACCTACTTCCGGAAAAGCAGAAGTTGCAGGATACGATTTATATACCAACATGGAAAAAGTAAAACAAAACATCGGGTATATGAGTCAGCGGTTTTCTTTATATGAAGATATTCCCGTGATAGAGAATATTCGTTTTTTTGGTGGCATTTACGGATTAAGTAACAAACAAATTAAAATAAAAGCGGCAGAACTATTGAATAAACTCGACATGGCGCATGAATCCAAAACATTGGTTAAGGCATTACCATTAGGGTGGAAACAAAAATTAGCATTTTCAATCGCAATTATACATCAACCAAAAATTGTTTTTTTAGATGAGCCAACCGGGGGAGTTGATCCTGTAACCAGAAGAAAGTTTTGGGAATTAATTTACGACGCCGCCAATCAGGGAGTTACCGTATTTGTAACAACACATTATATGGATGAGGCTGAATATTGCGACCGCATCAGTATCATGGTTGATGGAAGAATTGAAGCATTAGATACACCTGCTGCATTAAAAAAACAATTTAATGCGGCATCCATAGATGAAATTTTCACGCAACTCGCAAGAGGTGCAAAAAGAACAGCAGATTAA
- a CDS encoding ABC transporter permease, with the protein MYQFLVFVRKEFYHIFRDRKSLLIIFALPIAQMLIFGFALTNEIKNTEIAIMDGANDEASHNLIEELNASRYFEIVATPNTIDEIDKAFKADEIKLAIIIPPQFKENLLHNNSASIQLLADATDPNTATTLEVYAGSVIRDYQNNANGAFKLPYTITNEIRMLYNPQLKGAYLFVPGVMGMILLLISAMMTSISIVREKELNTMEILLASPLKPMVLILSKAVPYMVISLINVSTILIISVTLLDLPINGSIFLVLGVCFLFITTALSLGLMISNITDSQQTAMFISLMGLMLPTLILSGFMFPIENMPVPMQVLSNIVPTKWFFIIIKDVMIKGLGFNSVWKEILILFGMTVFFLTISWRKFKIRLE; encoded by the coding sequence ATGTATCAGTTTCTCGTTTTTGTAAGAAAGGAATTTTATCATATTTTCCGCGATAGAAAATCGCTGTTGATTATTTTTGCGTTGCCCATCGCTCAAATGCTGATTTTTGGTTTTGCTTTAACCAATGAAATAAAAAATACAGAAATCGCTATAATGGATGGTGCAAACGATGAAGCATCTCATAACCTAATTGAGGAATTAAATGCCAGTCGTTATTTTGAAATAGTTGCCACTCCAAATACAATTGATGAAATTGATAAAGCCTTTAAAGCTGATGAAATAAAACTGGCCATTATTATACCGCCTCAGTTTAAAGAAAATTTGCTGCACAACAACAGTGCATCTATTCAATTACTTGCCGATGCCACAGACCCAAATACTGCCACAACTTTAGAAGTTTACGCAGGTTCCGTTATTCGCGATTATCAGAATAATGCAAATGGTGCGTTTAAATTACCATATACTATTACCAACGAAATCAGAATGTTATACAATCCTCAATTAAAGGGTGCGTATTTATTTGTTCCCGGCGTTATGGGAATGATTTTATTGTTGATTTCGGCAATGATGACCTCCATTTCAATTGTTAGAGAAAAGGAATTAAATACCATGGAAATATTATTGGCATCTCCGCTCAAACCAATGGTTTTGATTTTAAGTAAGGCTGTTCCATACATGGTAATTTCTTTAATTAATGTATCAACCATCTTAATTATCAGTGTCACTTTGTTAGACCTCCCGATAAACGGCAGTATATTTTTAGTATTGGGTGTTTGTTTTTTATTTATTACTACAGCCTTATCACTGGGATTAATGATAAGCAACATTACCGACTCACAACAAACTGCAATGTTTATTTCTTTAATGGGTTTGATGTTGCCAACGTTAATATTAAGCGGCTTTATGTTTCCAATTGAAAACATGCCGGTACCCATGCAAGTGCTTTCAAATATTGTTCCTACAAAATGGTTTTTTATTATCATTAAAGATGTAATGATTAAAGGATTAGGATTTAATAGTGTTTGGAAAGAAATATTAATCTTATTTGGAATGACGGTTTTCTTTTTAACCATAAGCTGGCGCAAATTTAAAATACGACTCGAATGA
- a CDS encoding ABC transporter permease, with amino-acid sequence MKMLLVILRKEFQQIRRNPAILRIIFMMPAVQLLVLPLAADYEVKNVNLCIVDQDHSSYSQLLLTKLAASEYFIIKDVADSYDEALGSIEKDEADIILTIPPHFEKDLIKENGSELSLAVNAVNGAKGNIGASYAVNIINEYNQEIREQLITMPKVNPVPVINVTYSNWYNPGMSYTLFMVPGILVILLTMVGSFLSALNIVHEKEVGTIEQINVSPIKKYQFILGKLIPFWIIGFIVLTIGLGIARFVYGIIPEGNIGLIYLFAAVYLLALLGIGLLISTIAESQQQAMFISFFFMMIFILMGGLYTSIDSMPYWAQVITWFNPVKYFIEVMRMIVMKDSSFSDISHSLLIIGIMAIVFNTWAVLKYRKRV; translated from the coding sequence ATGAAAATGTTATTGGTCATACTGCGGAAAGAGTTTCAGCAAATCAGGCGAAATCCTGCAATTTTGCGTATCATATTTATGATGCCGGCTGTACAATTACTGGTATTGCCACTTGCTGCTGATTATGAAGTTAAAAATGTAAACTTATGTATTGTTGACCAGGACCATTCCTCCTATTCACAATTATTATTAACCAAACTCGCCGCGTCCGAATATTTTATAATTAAAGATGTTGCCGATTCTTATGATGAAGCACTTGGCAGTATTGAAAAAGATGAAGCCGATATCATTCTTACCATCCCTCCTCATTTTGAAAAGGATTTAATTAAGGAAAACGGTTCGGAATTATCATTAGCTGTTAATGCTGTAAATGGTGCAAAAGGAAATATCGGCGCATCTTATGCAGTAAATATTATAAATGAATACAATCAGGAAATACGTGAGCAGTTAATTACCATGCCGAAAGTAAATCCGGTTCCCGTAATTAATGTTACGTATAGTAATTGGTATAATCCTGGAATGAGTTATACTTTATTTATGGTGCCCGGCATTTTGGTAATTCTATTAACCATGGTAGGCAGTTTTTTAAGTGCTTTAAACATTGTTCATGAAAAAGAAGTTGGCACAATTGAACAAATAAATGTTTCTCCAATTAAAAAATACCAGTTCATTTTGGGCAAACTCATACCATTCTGGATTATCGGATTTATTGTATTAACTATTGGCTTAGGTATTGCACGATTTGTTTACGGAATAATTCCGGAAGGCAATATTGGGTTAATTTACTTATTTGCTGCAGTATATCTGTTGGCTTTATTAGGAATAGGATTATTAATAAGCACCATTGCCGAATCACAACAGCAAGCAATGTTTATTTCCTTTTTCTTTATGATGATATTTATTTTGATGGGTGGATTATATACCTCCATTGATAGTATGCCATATTGGGCACAGGTAATTACCTGGTTTAATCCCGTGAAATATTTTATTGAAGTAATGCGTATGATTGTGATGAAGGACAGTTCGTTCAGCGATATCAGTCACAGCCTGCTCATAATCGGAATCATGGCAATTGTATTTAATACTTGGGCCGTATTAAAGTATCGCAAGCGGGTATAA
- the rpmA gene encoding 50S ribosomal protein L27, with the protein MAHKKGVGSSKNGRESHSKRLGVKIWGGQPVIAGNIIIRQRGTEFHPGKNVGMGKDHTIFALVEGVVTFTKGRKDRSFVNVIPAEAEA; encoded by the coding sequence ATGGCACATAAGAAAGGCGTCGGTAGTTCCAAAAACGGTCGTGAAAGTCACAGCAAACGTTTAGGTGTTAAAATCTGGGGTGGTCAACCTGTTATCGCAGGAAATATCATCATCCGTCAAAGAGGCACTGAATTCCATCCCGGTAAAAACGTAGGTATGGGAAAAGATCATACAATTTTTGCATTAGTTGAAGGTGTAGTTACTTTCACAAAAGGTCGCAAAGATCGTTCATTCGTAAATGTAATTCCGGCAGAAGCAGAAGCTTAA
- the rplU gene encoding 50S ribosomal protein L21, which yields MYAIVNIAGQQFKVEENQEIFVHRQEGNEGDSIEFKEVLLKAKDDKVQVGSPTVASASVSATILSHVKGDKVIIFKKKRRKNYRVKNGHRQSFTKIKIEKIN from the coding sequence ATGTACGCAATAGTAAACATAGCCGGGCAACAGTTCAAGGTTGAAGAAAACCAGGAAATTTTTGTTCATCGCCAGGAAGGCAATGAAGGGGACAGCATTGAGTTTAAGGAAGTACTCCTTAAGGCGAAAGACGACAAAGTTCAGGTGGGCAGTCCAACTGTAGCTTCTGCAAGTGTTTCAGCTACAATTCTTTCACATGTAAAAGGCGATAAGGTGATTATCTTCAAAAAGAAACGCCGCAAAAATTACCGTGTTAAAAACGGTCACCGCCAATCATTTACCAAAATTAAAATCGAAAAAATCAATTAA
- a CDS encoding ketoacyl-ACP synthase III, translating to MLRTIITGTGAYIPPIIKTNRDFAIYDFYDEDNSKITTPPQEVTDKFRQITGIEERRYAETDMNASNMGTIAAKIAIEASGIDPETLDQIIVAHNFGNVTKHTIQTDILPALASRIKHDLQIHNPACVAYDILFGCPGWLQGVIQSDAFFKAGIAKKSLVIGTETLSRVLDLYDRDSMIFSDGAGATVLEYLETGAAGSGILSSSVASHCIDEAYYLHMGKANFPESDPRVRYIKMKGRKVYEYAMKFVPMAMKDCLDKAGIGIQDVKKVFIHQANEKMDEGIIKALFKLYDLKNIPEHIMPMSIHKLGNSSVATIPTLFDMVKRGELPEHQLNSGDIVLFASVGAGMNINAVCYRI from the coding sequence ATGCTAAGGACAATTATCACCGGAACCGGAGCTTATATTCCGCCCATCATAAAAACAAACCGCGATTTTGCGATATATGATTTCTATGATGAGGATAATAGTAAAATAACGACACCACCTCAGGAAGTTACGGATAAATTCAGACAGATTACGGGTATTGAAGAACGCAGGTATGCGGAAACGGATATGAATGCTTCCAATATGGGCACCATTGCTGCGAAAATTGCAATTGAAGCAAGTGGAATAGATCCTGAAACCCTCGATCAGATTATAGTTGCACATAATTTCGGGAATGTTACCAAACATACCATCCAAACCGATATTTTACCCGCATTGGCTTCCCGAATTAAACATGATTTACAAATTCACAATCCGGCATGTGTAGCCTACGATATATTATTTGGTTGTCCTGGCTGGCTGCAAGGTGTTATACAAAGTGATGCCTTTTTTAAAGCGGGTATTGCTAAAAAATCGTTAGTTATTGGAACAGAAACGCTTAGCCGTGTGCTCGACCTGTACGACCGTGACTCCATGATATTTTCGGATGGGGCAGGAGCTACTGTTTTGGAATATCTTGAAACAGGAGCGGCGGGAAGTGGAATTTTGAGCAGTAGTGTGGCTTCACATTGTATCGACGAAGCTTATTACTTGCATATGGGAAAAGCAAATTTCCCGGAATCGGACCCAAGGGTGCGTTATATCAAAATGAAAGGCCGTAAGGTTTATGAATATGCAATGAAATTTGTTCCTATGGCCATGAAAGATTGTCTGGACAAAGCCGGAATCGGGATTCAGGATGTAAAGAAGGTGTTTATCCATCAGGCAAATGAAAAAATGGATGAGGGTATTATAAAGGCGTTGTTTAAGTTATACGACCTGAAAAACATACCGGAGCATATCATGCCAATGAGTATTCATAAACTCGGAAACAGTTCGGTGGCGACGATTCCAACACTTTTTGATATGGTGAAAAGAGGCGAGCTGCCGGAACATCAGCTCAATTCAGGGGATATCGTTTTGTTTGCCTCAGTCGGAGCCGGAATGAATATCAATGCGGTTTGTTACCGGATTTAA
- a CDS encoding NAD(P)-binding protein: protein MDKFETHNKVLIIGAGPGGLCAAFKLVKSGIVPVIIEQQDVTGGQAKSICLDDVKVDVGNKQFYSRIPELIDFLENDLGCEMTNYVQRIGIVYNNRIFEQSSKYRGVRRGMPFFLLVQGLLDLVKNKLKATRVKPANFEKQMHQLRGELFSKIFAQVYEEKVTGLLWKDVPFSKLESLQPDKNLISGLKRFVSHSKQIKSKQPLWQHPIQSTGKIAENITAYLKQQGVPILFNAKVTGIDIDDNNLHKVTIQNEGGVSYIFADNVIVSAPLTKINDWITGKTNSNKVTPKMRSAIIVYLVMSGDCLFEHTFLRIATPNTPITRITNYNAYHANMVGSGKCCIGIELFLHQNNVDFTQSDNWYLETAISFCKKANLIDADKIINSKVLRIPFGEAGLSPKDYLVNEELRSAYNNVNLNPKLYYITRTGLDRSMHAGLLAAAAILENKRDLFLTKTNQLATEPWLD, encoded by the coding sequence GTGGACAAATTTGAAACACATAATAAAGTATTAATCATAGGCGCTGGCCCTGGCGGATTGTGTGCGGCATTTAAATTAGTGAAAAGCGGTATTGTTCCGGTAATTATTGAACAACAAGATGTTACCGGCGGGCAGGCTAAAAGCATTTGTTTAGATGATGTTAAAGTTGATGTCGGTAATAAACAATTTTACAGTAGAATTCCTGAATTAATTGACTTTCTGGAAAATGATCTGGGTTGTGAAATGACCAATTATGTGCAACGGATTGGTATTGTATACAATAACAGGATATTTGAACAGTCATCAAAATATAGAGGAGTTCGTAGAGGAATGCCTTTTTTTCTCCTGGTTCAAGGGTTATTAGACCTGGTAAAAAACAAATTGAAAGCCACCAGAGTTAAACCTGCTAATTTCGAAAAACAAATGCATCAGTTAAGAGGTGAATTATTTTCTAAAATATTTGCCCAGGTATATGAAGAAAAAGTAACAGGATTGTTATGGAAGGATGTTCCGTTTTCTAAATTAGAAAGTTTACAGCCCGATAAAAATTTGATAAGTGGATTAAAACGATTTGTTTCACACTCTAAACAAATAAAAAGCAAACAACCGTTATGGCAACATCCTATCCAGAGCACAGGTAAAATTGCTGAAAACATTACGGCTTATCTTAAACAACAAGGTGTTCCAATTTTATTTAATGCAAAAGTTACAGGCATTGATATTGATGACAACAATCTGCATAAAGTAACCATTCAAAATGAAGGTGGTGTTAGTTATATTTTTGCTGATAATGTTATTGTTTCGGCCCCTCTAACCAAAATAAATGACTGGATAACCGGTAAAACTAATAGTAACAAGGTAACCCCTAAAATGCGCTCTGCTATTATTGTTTATCTGGTAATGTCAGGAGATTGTTTATTTGAACATACGTTTTTACGTATCGCAACACCGAATACTCCCATTACAAGAATTACAAATTACAATGCATATCATGCAAATATGGTTGGTAGTGGTAAATGTTGTATTGGTATTGAATTGTTTTTACACCAAAATAATGTTGATTTTACGCAATCTGATAATTGGTATCTTGAAACAGCAATTTCATTTTGTAAAAAAGCTAATTTAATTGATGCGGATAAAATAATAAATTCAAAAGTGCTTCGAATTCCTTTTGGCGAAGCCGGTTTAAGTCCTAAAGATTATCTGGTTAATGAAGAATTGCGCTCAGCATATAATAATGTAAATTTGAATCCTAAGCTTTATTATATCACCCGAACGGGACTAGACCGTTCAATGCATGCAGGGTTACTTGCTGCAGCGGCGATTCTTGAAAATAAACGGGATCTATTTCTCACCAAAACAAATCAATTGGCAACCGAACCCTGGTTAGATTAA
- a CDS encoding cupin domain-containing protein translates to MERRDFLMKSGILSAFGIVGQTAFTASPAADGDKLSPVLLPPLAPLAHDNGMTVRVWIRSAMTNGVYSNIECACAPKLMGPPPHYHKELDELMYVLEGTASILIGDDIVQVEAGGWHLRPRMIKHTFWNASDKPLRFMDMYFNQPFEEYLERIFHELTVENGYVDGSEEKNREINLLNEKFGLIFPDGAFDQRNEIATKFNLK, encoded by the coding sequence ATGGAACGTCGCGACTTTTTAATGAAATCAGGTATATTATCAGCATTTGGTATTGTTGGGCAGACTGCGTTTACTGCATCACCAGCTGCGGATGGGGATAAATTAAGCCCTGTATTATTACCACCATTAGCTCCTTTGGCACATGATAATGGGATGACCGTTCGGGTTTGGATAAGGTCGGCAATGACTAACGGCGTATATTCCAATATTGAATGTGCCTGTGCGCCTAAATTGATGGGGCCTCCACCACATTACCATAAAGAATTGGATGAGTTAATGTATGTTTTAGAAGGAACAGCTAGCATTCTAATTGGGGATGATATTGTCCAGGTTGAAGCAGGAGGTTGGCATTTACGTCCAAGAATGATTAAACATACCTTTTGGAATGCTTCAGATAAGCCACTGCGATTTATGGACATGTATTTTAATCAGCCATTTGAGGAATATCTGGAAAGAATTTTCCATGAACTTACTGTCGAAAATGGTTATGTAGATGGCTCAGAAGAAAAAAATAGGGAAATTAATTTGTTGAATGAAAAATTCGGCCTTATTTTTCCTGATGGTGCATTTGATCAACGCAATGAAATTGCTACAAAATTCAATTTAAAATAA
- the hscB gene encoding Fe-S protein assembly co-chaperone HscB, which yields MQYFDLYQIPVQFFPDEQFIKKQYFVLSKKYHPDFYTNESPEKQAEILATSTEVNKAYQTLLDFDKRMKYILMESGYLQEEEKFVLPQDFLMEMMDLNEHLMEVQMDGDAAATQKIENEVATLEHNLLDEIKPVLTAFSETADAQIFREIKTFYFKRKYLLRIKSQLAGIVDI from the coding sequence ATGCAATATTTCGATTTGTATCAGATTCCTGTTCAATTTTTTCCTGATGAGCAATTCATAAAAAAGCAATATTTCGTTTTAAGCAAGAAATATCATCCTGACTTTTATACCAATGAAAGCCCGGAAAAACAAGCGGAAATTTTAGCTACTTCAACAGAAGTAAATAAGGCGTATCAAACCCTGCTCGATTTTGATAAACGGATGAAATACATTTTGATGGAATCCGGTTATTTGCAGGAAGAAGAAAAATTTGTTTTGCCTCAGGATTTTCTGATGGAAATGATGGACCTCAACGAACATTTGATGGAGGTTCAGATGGATGGAGATGCAGCAGCAACACAAAAAATTGAAAACGAAGTTGCCACATTGGAGCATAACCTATTAGATGAAATTAAACCTGTATTGACGGCATTTTCGGAAACAGCTGATGCACAAATATTCCGGGAAATAAAGACCTTTTACTTTAAGCGGAAATACCTACTGCGCATTAAATCGCAATTGGCCGGAATCGTTGATATATAA
- the rseP gene encoding RIP metalloprotease RseP: protein MEVLIQIAQLILALTILVFIHELGHFMAARMFGIRVEKFFIFFDAYGKKIWSIKRGDTEYGIGWLPLGGYVKIAGMIDESMDKDAMKKPPEPWELRSKPNWQKFIVMIGGIVMNVILGILLYIFILSNYAKNYTTVEGINNAGGIYATEAGKDYGFETGDQLVSINGKSYERIDDYVSARLYFGSDVVVNRGGKEVAIVVPDSAFKTKMRGKMLFDLKGTSTIAGLSDTLKLASSAGFKKGDIIYAVDSTVIEYPSQFIEGLAAKKNGNAVVTVIRDGNKVDLTTAVNDNGKIGIEQNIKPYAYDSVHYSLGKSIAYGTRDAFEVFYFQAVSLARIFSGDIPAKESISSPIGITKLFAPTWDWASFWVLTALLSMVLAFMNLLPIPALDGGHIMFIIIESITGKKLSDKFMERAQLVGMILLLSLMVFAVGNDIMKMFN, encoded by the coding sequence ATGGAAGTTTTAATACAGATTGCGCAACTGATTCTCGCGCTTACAATATTGGTTTTTATTCACGAATTAGGTCATTTTATGGCTGCCAGGATGTTTGGTATTCGCGTTGAAAAATTCTTTATATTTTTTGATGCTTACGGCAAAAAAATCTGGTCGATAAAACGTGGTGACACGGAATATGGCATCGGTTGGTTACCGCTGGGTGGTTATGTGAAAATTGCCGGTATGATAGATGAAAGTATGGATAAAGATGCCATGAAAAAACCACCTGAACCATGGGAGTTAAGGTCGAAACCAAACTGGCAAAAATTTATTGTAATGATAGGCGGTATCGTGATGAATGTAATTCTCGGTATCCTATTATACATTTTTATTTTATCCAACTACGCTAAAAATTATACTACTGTTGAAGGGATTAATAATGCAGGTGGAATTTACGCTACCGAAGCAGGGAAAGATTATGGTTTTGAAACAGGAGATCAATTAGTTTCCATTAATGGAAAATCGTACGAACGTATTGATGATTATGTTTCTGCACGTTTATATTTTGGTTCAGATGTAGTTGTGAATCGCGGAGGTAAGGAAGTTGCCATTGTAGTTCCTGATAGTGCATTTAAAACAAAAATGCGGGGTAAGATGTTATTCGATTTAAAAGGAACATCTACCATTGCGGGGTTAAGTGATACGCTGAAATTAGCATCTTCAGCCGGGTTTAAAAAAGGCGACATTATTTATGCAGTAGATAGCACCGTTATTGAATATCCATCACAATTTATTGAAGGTTTAGCTGCAAAGAAAAATGGTAATGCTGTTGTTACGGTAATTCGTGATGGTAATAAGGTGGATTTAACCACTGCTGTTAATGATAATGGTAAAATTGGTATTGAACAAAATATAAAACCTTATGCGTATGATTCAGTGCACTATTCATTAGGCAAATCAATTGCTTATGGAACACGTGATGCATTTGAAGTATTTTATTTTCAGGCAGTTAGTCTGGCACGCATTTTTTCAGGCGATATTCCTGCAAAAGAAAGTATTTCAAGTCCGATTGGTATTACAAAATTATTTGCGCCAACATGGGACTGGGCTTCGTTTTGGGTTTTGACGGCACTGTTAAGTATGGTGTTGGCATTTATGAATTTATTACCGATACCGGCATTAGATGGCGGCCATATTATGTTCATTATAATTGAAAGTATTACCGGTAAAAAACTCTCCGATAAATTTATGGAAAGGGCGCAATTAGTTGGTATGATTTTATTATTATCGCTCATGGTATTTGCTGTTGGTAACGATATTATGAAGATGTTCAATTAA